GTATACGAAGACGAATCTGAAGCCAAGGAAGTGGCTAACCGCCGCGCGCAGATCCTGCGTGAACAGGGCCTCAGGACCAAGAAACATATTACGCTTGATGAGATCGGACGTCGTCTGGCTCTCGGAAACTTCAAACAACTGAACCTGATCATCAAGGGTGACGTGGATGGTTCCGTAGAAGCGTTGAGCGATTCACTGCAGAAACTCTCTACCGAAGAGATCGTGGTGAGCGTGGTGCACAAAGCTGTAGGCGCTATCACAGAAAGTGATGTACTCCTCGCAACTGCATCAGACGCCATCGTGATCGGTTTCAACGTTCGTCCTTCTATCTCAGCAGCCAAAGTGGCCGAGCATGAAGGTGTGGAGATCAAATTGTACTCCATCATCTACAACGCCATCGAAGAGATCAAGTCCGCGATGGAAGGTATGTTGGAGCCAAAGATCCAGGAGAAGATCGTTGCCAACGTGGAAGTCCGCAACGTATTCAAGTTCGACAAGGCTACCGTTGCCGGTTGTTATGTGTTGGACGGAAAGATCGCCCGCAACTCCAAGATCCGCATCATCCGCGATGGTATCGTGGAATTCCCGAAAGGCGAAGGCAAATCTGGAGAGCTCGCTTCACTGAAACGTTACAAAGACGACGTGAAGGATGTTTCAGCTGGCATGGAGTGCGGTCTTACCATCAAGAACTTCGATAATATCCAGGTAGGTGATATCGTGGAAGCTTTTGAAGAGGAAGAAGTAAAACGTACATTATAATTTGAAGTAATACAAGGCAAGGCACAAGGTAAACTGTTATCCAACGTTTCTCCTTGTGCCTTTTTTCCTGGACCTGCGCCTTAAAACCTTGTTAATAAGAAAGAGTAAACGCAGAATATCTGACCGGAAAAGTATTTTTGAGCATATCCATTTCATAAGAATATGAAAAAATTAAGCACGCTACTGGTAGCTATGTTACTCATCTCCGCCGCATTTTCACAAGGCGTAAGAAAAGTAACAGCCGATAAGATCGTTGGCATCGTTGGAGACAAGATCATTCTCCGCTCCGATGTGTACAACGATATTACAGACAGACAGCGCCGCGGCGAACCAGTGCCACCTAATGCCGACTGTTTCATCATGGAACAATTGCTCACCCTGAAAGCATTGGTGCTGCAGGCTGAGAAAGACTCTATCGTTGTAGGGGAAGATGAGATCGATGCCCTGCTCGATAACCAGGTACGCGGATTCATCCAGATGTATGGTGGCAGAGCAGAGCTTGAACAGATCGCCGGCCGCTCTATCTATCAGATCAAGGAAGACTTCAGACAGTCTTTCACTGAAAGAAAAAAAGCGGAGCGCATGCGCGATAAGATCACAGAAGGCGTAAAGATCACCCCTCAGGAAGTAAAAGAATTTTTCGATAAGATACCTAAAGACAGTCTCCGCTATTACGAATCTGAAGTAGCCATCTGCGAAGTGGTACTCTATCCAAAACCCTCACGTGAACTTGAGCTCCTGGCAATGGATGAACTGGCAGAATACAAACGCTCCGCAGAATCAGGTACACAGAAGTTTGAAACCCTCGCCCAGCTTTACTCTGACGACCCGGGCAGCAAAGACAACGGTGGAAGATATGCTATCAACCGTACTGAAAAGAACTGGGACCCCGCTTTCATCCAAAATGCATTCCGTCTGAAAGATGGACAGATCTCTCCCGTGTTCAAATCCAAATTCGGTTATCATATTATCAAGATGGAAAGTCGCTCCGGTGATGATGCCATCGTAAGACATATCCTTCGTATCCCGAAAATTACTGATGAGGAAGTGAACAATGCAGTGAACCAGCTGGACTCAGTTCGTGCAAGGATCATTGCGGGTACCATGACCTTCGGAGAAGCCGTAAACAAATACAGTGAAGAGGAATCTTCCAAATTCACCGGTGGTTGTTTGCAGAACAATATGGGAGGAAGCACACTGGCGCTTGACCAGCTCGACAAGAACATGGTAGAGTTCCTCGCCAAATCAAATCTCAAACCCGGTGAAGTTTCCAAGCCAACTGTGTATACAGACGAGCGCCAGAAAAAAGGAGTAAGACTTGTTTTCCTCCGCTCCAGGTCTGAGCCTCACCGTGAGAACCTGAAAGATGATTATGACCGTGTTGCACTCAGGGCCATCGAAGAAAAGAAACAGAACGTACTTGAGAAATGGTTCCAGTCGAAGATCTCCACTTTCTACCTGATGATCGACGATGATTTCAAAGATTGTGAATCCATGAGCAACTGGCTTCAGCACGCAGTAAAGACCAGCGAATAAGGTATTTCAACCTGACTTAGCCCCGGCTTTTGAAAAGCCGGGGCTTTTTTATGGCTAAACATTAAATATTTTCGGCTTTGCTTTCTTTTATCAAAGTGCTTACGTATTTTGATCCTCTTTCAGGTTTCGGCCAGCCTGGAATACCACCCTGCCATTAACGATCTCCTAAGGAAAAAAAGAACTAGGTGTAAACTCTTAGATATATTAGAAATTGCCTTTTTTATTGTGACAGCTTCGGCTTTTACGGTACTTTGTATAAGTATTTACCTGTATGCTCAAGCAGCCCAACAAGCCCAGACCAGGAGCGGGTCGACCCAAAACCTTATACCTCCAAACCGACCTCCGCGGCACCATCATTTCGGTGTCTGCTCCGCTATTGGTCACTACCGGCAAAACCAGGCAGGAACTGATTGATCAGCCTTTCAGTAAACTGCTCGAACCTTCCGGAGCCGCCTGTCTTCAGGACATTCTGAATGCACCGGACCTGGTAGATCAACCCAGGGTATCTCTAACGGTGCAGGGTATCCGAACAAATACTACCATCGAATTCTCAGTTACCAAAAATGATTCAGAATATCAACCGGCCTTGCTGGAATGGCGTGCCGAATCCTTCGATGAACTGAGCGATTTTCCCCAGATCAATGATCAGCATGCTGAGGCCCTCTTCCGCCAGTTCGCAGATGCTGCACCCGGCATGATCTGGATCTCAGATGAACAGGACAACACCGTTTTCTTCAATAAAAGCTGGCTGCAGTTCACCGGCATCACGGTAGATGATGTAGCCGGAGACGGATGGACCAGGCAGATCCATCCAGATGACATCCCCATAGCCATCAGCGTATACCGCAAATACTTCAGAGAACGAAAACCCGCCACACTCGAATACCGCATTAAGACCAATGGAGACCAATACCGGTGGGTGATCGATCAGAGCGCACCACGCTATCATGCAGACGGACGCTTTCTCGGATTTGTGGGATCGGTGATGGACATTCACGACAGGAAGCAGGCAGAAGAAACCATCCGCCTCCAGGCCAAAGTGATGCACGATGTATCAGATGCTATCATCTCAACAGACCTGGACTACAAGATCACCGCCTTCAATAACGCTGCGGAAAAGATCTACGGCCTTAAAGCTGCTGACCTGCTCGGCAAGCATATCCGCTCTGTAATCAATCACGAATACCTTTCTGCCACACCCCAGGAAGTGCTTGACAGTCTTGATCAAACCGGCGGATGGGAAGGCATGGTCTGGTATGATCACCCCGAAGGGCGCCGTGTATTTATGCTGGCCACCCTCACTGTTCTCCGTAACGAGCAGGGACAACGGACAGGCGTAGCCGCTATTCACCGCGATGTTTCTGAAAAGCGCCGCGCTGAAGAAACCCTTCGTATCACTGAAGAAAGATACCGCTCGCTGGTATTCGCGCTCGGCGAGGGTGTGATCATGTGCAACAAGGAAGGTGAGATCATTGCCTGTAACGAGAGCGCAGAACTGATCCTGGATATTCCCAATGGCGATCTCAAAGGCCGCTCTATCTATAAGCCCTACACGAAATATTTCTTTGAAGACGGTGATGTAGTGAACGCCGGCGAATCGCCGGCAGTGCGTACACTTAAAACAGGCGAATCTTACAAGGAAGTGATCCTGGGATTCAGCAAGCGCGACAGTATGCTTAGCTGGATTTCCGTGAACACGGAGCCCATCTATTATTCAACGCCCACTATCATGTCTGCGCCCGATGCAGTGGTGGTGACCATTGTTGATATTACCGATCGCAAGAACCATGAACAACTGCTGGCCCTGGAGAAAAAAGTGCTGGAGATGAATGCGCTTCCTGCCATCAGTCTTAAGACCATTATCGATTATTTCCTCGAAGGACTGGAGAAATTGTTTCCGGGCATGCTCTGTACCGTACTCACGCTGGACCACCAGAAACAGTCCGTTCATCCGCTCAGCGCGCCCAGTCTGCCTGTTGAATATTCCAACGCCATCAGTGGAAGGCCCATCGGTCCCTGCGATGGTTCCTGCGGTACCGCCATGTTCCGCAAGGTAAAAGTGATCAGTACCGATGTGGCAAAGGACCCGCTCTGGGATAAATACAGGGAACTGGCTGAACAGTTCGGCATCGGCGCCTGCTGGAGCTTTCCGATACTGGATTCCCACAAGGAAGTGATGGCCACCATCGCTACCTATTATCATTTCCCCAAAGTGCCCGGCCCCAAGGACCTCGGCATTCTCGATCGCGC
This portion of the Pseudobacter ginsenosidimutans genome encodes:
- a CDS encoding PAS domain S-box protein, with product MLKQPNKPRPGAGRPKTLYLQTDLRGTIISVSAPLLVTTGKTRQELIDQPFSKLLEPSGAACLQDILNAPDLVDQPRVSLTVQGIRTNTTIEFSVTKNDSEYQPALLEWRAESFDELSDFPQINDQHAEALFRQFADAAPGMIWISDEQDNTVFFNKSWLQFTGITVDDVAGDGWTRQIHPDDIPIAISVYRKYFRERKPATLEYRIKTNGDQYRWVIDQSAPRYHADGRFLGFVGSVMDIHDRKQAEETIRLQAKVMHDVSDAIISTDLDYKITAFNNAAEKIYGLKAADLLGKHIRSVINHEYLSATPQEVLDSLDQTGGWEGMVWYDHPEGRRVFMLATLTVLRNEQGQRTGVAAIHRDVSEKRRAEETLRITEERYRSLVFALGEGVIMCNKEGEIIACNESAELILDIPNGDLKGRSIYKPYTKYFFEDGDVVNAGESPAVRTLKTGESYKEVILGFSKRDSMLSWISVNTEPIYYSTPTIMSAPDAVVVTIVDITDRKNHEQLLALEKKVLEMNALPAISLKTIIDYFLEGLEKLFPGMLCTVLTLDHQKQSVHPLSAPSLPVEYSNAISGRPIGPCDGSCGTAMFRKVKVISTDVAKDPLWDKYRELAEQFGIGACWSFPILDSHKEVMATIATYYHFPKVPGPKDLGILDRACDLLRVIIENKDAERKIRRNHERYLLVTKATNDAIWDWDINTSDLYWGDGYFTLFGYKPGYITEGMKKWENCIHPEDRERVKNHLDKYLNNNNTRLWEAEYRFLKSNGEYALVQDRGFLIFDHEGKMNRMVGSVQDITEKREMERKLLETELNKQKLVAQAVVNAQEKDRAEIGKDLHDNVNQILTTGKLYLELALVEESERLQLIQRCAASISDAINEVRAISRSLVPASIGDLGLIESIQDLSESVRATKKLKVQFRYKGSIDELLDDKRKLTLFRVVQEQVNNVLKHSRAANLLIELSCEDQRICLSISDDGIGFDQSTVRARKGNGLSNIISRADLFNGVVKLDTAPGKGCRLIVHVPIANL
- a CDS encoding peptidylprolyl isomerase, encoding MKKLSTLLVAMLLISAAFSQGVRKVTADKIVGIVGDKIILRSDVYNDITDRQRRGEPVPPNADCFIMEQLLTLKALVLQAEKDSIVVGEDEIDALLDNQVRGFIQMYGGRAELEQIAGRSIYQIKEDFRQSFTERKKAERMRDKITEGVKITPQEVKEFFDKIPKDSLRYYESEVAICEVVLYPKPSRELELLAMDELAEYKRSAESGTQKFETLAQLYSDDPGSKDNGGRYAINRTEKNWDPAFIQNAFRLKDGQISPVFKSKFGYHIIKMESRSGDDAIVRHILRIPKITDEEVNNAVNQLDSVRARIIAGTMTFGEAVNKYSEEESSKFTGGCLQNNMGGSTLALDQLDKNMVEFLAKSNLKPGEVSKPTVYTDERQKKGVRLVFLRSRSEPHRENLKDDYDRVALRAIEEKKQNVLEKWFQSKISTFYLMIDDDFKDCESMSNWLQHAVKTSE